The region AGATTCATTGCCAAAATCCCCGACAAATAAAGCTAGATCAACTCCTATGGCTTCAAGAGCTAGATTATCAGCTTCTTCCCACTGCTCGTGAATATCTCCTATCACGGCAATCTTAATCTCTTGCTTAGGATAAGTGATCATGTTCATTGACTAAAAATTTTATGTTATCTTAATATAACAGCTTATGACATCAGTTTAGTTAATTATCTACCCCAATATGAATATAGCTAGTATCGGTAGTTTGGCCTTAGGGTTATTATTAGGACTCATGACCTTTTTATTTATTATTCGTATTGTTTTAACTTGGTATCCTCAAGTTGAATTGAATCGTTTTCCTTGGAGGTTAATTGCGTTACCGACTGAACCTTTATTAATTCCTGTGCGTCAGGTTATTCCTCCTGTGGGTGGGGTAGATATTAGTCCTATTATTTTGGTCGGAATTTGTAGTTTATTGCGAGAATTTTTAATCGGACAACAAGGACTTATTACAATGGCTTTATCTCGCTAATCTTCATTAGGTAAATAATTATTCATTGTAACTTATCTTGTCTCAAATAGTTTTTCTAGTTCTCTAATTAATTTAGGTAAATCATTATTAACGGTATCCCA is a window of Aphanothece sacrum FPU1 DNA encoding:
- a CDS encoding YggT family protein: MNIASIGSLALGLLLGLMTFLFIIRIVLTWYPQVELNRFPWRLIALPTEPLLIPVRQVIPPVGGVDISPIILVGICSLLREFLIGQQGLITMALSR